The proteins below come from a single Zea mays cultivar B73 chromosome 8, Zm-B73-REFERENCE-NAM-5.0, whole genome shotgun sequence genomic window:
- the LOC100272994 gene encoding Dof zinc finger protein DOF3.6 gives MIFPPAFLHDSSSWNDNQHHQQHQVAAGGAGDASHELLQPSIMGGALPDGGGDGGGGQVIGGPAKPMPMAERARLARIPLPEPGLKCPRCDSANTKFCYFNNYSLSQPRHFCRACRRYWTRGGALRNVPVGGGYRRHAKRAKPKQQPAGAGAGTGIAATTAALQQAPASSAAACTATTTATTTPLPGGGSGGGLSMLPPLFRLADFDAMSLGSSGFSGISSMTGKPSSVDAYAHSVSGHAPAPGGGLLEQWRVQQMQSFPFLHAMDQGLLGPPLAMAMAPAPGSGMFQLGLVDTTTSDNGRGGGGEDGWSSTRDQPLHVMQAAAATKKRESYPAPAPRGVYGYGDHHHHHLAAAADGGGYASYSTNAAAGNNHLL, from the exons ATGATCTTCCCCCCTGCCTTCCTCCACGATTCCTCGAGCTGGAACGATAACCAG CACCACCAGCAGCACCAGGTTGCGGCCGGCGGCGCCGGCGACGCCAGTCATGAGCTTCTCCAGCCGTCAATCATGGGGGGAGCGCTTCCCGATGGAGGCGGTGACGGTGGCGGCGGGCAGGTTATTGGAGGCCCCGCGAAGCCCATGCCCATGGCGGAGCGCGCGCGCCTCGCGAGGATCCCGCTGCCGGAGCCGGGGCTCAAGTGCCCGCGCTGCGACTCCGCCAACACCAAGTTCTGCTACTTCAACAACTACTCCCTCTCTCAGCCGCGCCACTTCTGCCGGGCATGCCGCCGCTACTGGACGCGAGGCGGCGCGCTCCGCAACGTGCCCGTGGGCGGCGGCTACCGCCGCCACGCCAAGCGCGCCAAGCCCAAGCAGCAGCCGGCCGGTGCCGGTGCCGGGACCGGGATCGCCGCCACCACCGCCGCGCTGCAGCAGGCTCCCGCGTCGTCAGCCGCCGCCTGCACCGCGACGACCACGGCGACGACCACCCCGCTGCctggcggcggcagcggcggtgggCTGTCCATGCTGCCGCCGCTTTTCCGCCTCGCCGACTTCGACGCCATGAGCCTCGGCTCCTCCGGCTTCTCCGGGATATCGTCGATGACTGGGAAGCCCAGCTCCGTCGACGCCTACGCGCACTCGGTCAGCGGCCATGCACCCGCTCCGGGGGGCGGGCTGCTGGAGCAGTGGAGGGTGCAGCAGATGCAGAGCTTCCCGTTCTTGCATGCGATGGACCAGGGCCTCCTGGGCCCACCTCTGGCCATGGCAATGGCGCCGGCGCCAGGAAGCGGGATGTTCCAGCTAGGTCTAGTGGACACCACCACCAGTGATAATGGCCGTGGCGGCGGCGGAGAAGACGGATGGTCGTCTACCAGAGATCAGCCGCTCCATGTGATGCAAGCCGCAGCAGCCACCAAGAAGAGGGAGAGCTACCCGGCACCAGCACCAAGAGGCGTGTATGGGTATGGCGACCACCACCATCACCATCTCGCTGCTGCTGCTGATGGTGGTGGTTACGCTTCCTATTCCACCAATGCTGCTGCAGGTAATAACCATCTATTGTAA